A single Filimonas effusa DNA region contains:
- a CDS encoding M28 family metallopeptidase has protein sequence MKRLVCLLLVTAVLGTVSAQDIDTVFARKMVDTLTSRCFEGRGYTHDGMNKAACFIQDRFKEMGLQPLAGKQYQQSFSYPVNTFPGRASLFINGVQLVAGRDFIPSPESAGVKGAGKLVQKDATHFIDLQNRIVVDVQKKLTWSVAPQAADYTVIQVDSVSFSKVGKPETIEIDLENKLVSRFKAANVCAMVKGSVYPDSVILLTAHYDHLGGLGTEAYFPGANDNASGVALLLSLAQYYSKHPQPYSIGFICFAGEEAGLLGSNYYTQHPLLPLKQIRFLLNMDMVGTGEDGITVVNATEFPDAFASLQQLNKDKKYLADVKSRGKAANSDHYPFSEKGVPAFFMYTLGGIRAYHDVFDVASTLPMQEFSDLGGLIKDFFAYLQSGAAAN, from the coding sequence ATGAAAAGACTTGTTTGCCTGCTGCTGGTTACAGCGGTATTGGGTACAGTTAGCGCCCAGGATATAGATACTGTTTTCGCGCGAAAAATGGTGGATACTTTAACCAGCCGTTGTTTTGAAGGGCGTGGTTATACCCATGACGGAATGAATAAGGCAGCATGTTTTATCCAGGACCGTTTTAAGGAAATGGGGTTGCAGCCTTTGGCCGGTAAACAATACCAGCAGTCATTCAGTTATCCCGTGAATACTTTTCCCGGCAGGGCAAGTTTGTTTATAAACGGCGTTCAGCTGGTGGCGGGGCGTGACTTTATACCTTCGCCGGAGAGTGCAGGCGTAAAGGGGGCGGGTAAATTAGTTCAGAAAGATGCTACTCATTTTATAGATCTGCAAAATCGTATCGTTGTTGATGTGCAGAAGAAGCTGACCTGGTCTGTGGCGCCGCAGGCAGCTGATTATACCGTGATACAGGTTGACAGTGTCAGTTTCTCCAAAGTTGGTAAGCCTGAGACCATTGAAATAGATCTTGAGAATAAGCTGGTATCCAGGTTCAAGGCGGCTAATGTATGCGCTATGGTAAAGGGAAGTGTGTATCCCGATTCGGTTATATTACTTACGGCGCATTATGATCATTTAGGTGGATTGGGGACGGAGGCTTATTTTCCCGGCGCCAATGATAATGCAAGCGGTGTAGCGCTGCTGTTATCTCTTGCGCAGTATTACAGTAAACATCCGCAGCCTTATTCGATAGGATTTATTTGTTTTGCCGGTGAGGAAGCGGGATTGTTGGGGTCCAATTATTATACGCAGCACCCTTTACTGCCGTTAAAGCAGATCCGTTTCCTGTTAAATATGGATATGGTTGGAACTGGTGAAGATGGGATAACCGTTGTGAATGCTACTGAGTTCCCGGATGCTTTTGCCAGCTTACAGCAACTGAATAAGGACAAAAAATACCTGGCTGATGTTAAATCCAGAGGAAAAGCAGCCAATAGTGATCATTATCCTTTCAGTGAAAAGGGCGTGCCTGCGTTTTTTATGTACACGTTAGGCGGGATAAGGGCTTATCATGATGTGTTTGACGTAGCTTCTACGTTACCTATGCAGGAGTTTTCAGATCTGGGCGGGCTTATAAAAGACTTTTTTGCTTACCTGCAGAGCGGTGCAGCAGCTAATTAG
- a CDS encoding ribonuclease Z: protein MFGVTILGNNSAIPAYDRHPTAQIVTLNEQLFLIDCGEGTQMQLSRYKIRRSRINHIFISHLHGDHYFGLPGLVTSMGLMGRENDLHLYAPAPLQQILQLQLDVADTKLPFKLHFHPLGNDATLVSNEKFSVECFRVYHRIDCWGFIIREKKKPRKIDREKAVACQVPSVYYERLKNGDDYESRTGEIVKNEWVTIPNIPGRSYAYCADTIFNPAIAEKVKHVSMLYHETTYLKTLHERAALRYHSTTHQAAQIALQAEARQLLIGHFSSKYEDLGEFLTETTDLFPQTQLALEGVTYLINQDKQ from the coding sequence ATGTTCGGTGTAACTATTTTGGGCAATAATTCCGCCATTCCGGCTTACGACAGGCACCCCACAGCCCAGATTGTTACATTGAATGAACAATTATTCCTCATCGACTGCGGCGAAGGCACCCAAATGCAGCTCAGCAGGTATAAAATACGACGCAGCCGCATCAACCATATCTTCATCTCTCACCTCCACGGCGATCACTACTTCGGACTACCCGGATTGGTTACCTCCATGGGATTGATGGGCCGCGAAAATGACCTGCACTTATATGCACCAGCCCCGCTTCAGCAGATCCTGCAGCTACAACTCGACGTGGCCGACACAAAACTGCCCTTCAAACTGCACTTTCACCCCCTCGGCAATGATGCTACTCTCGTAAGTAATGAAAAGTTCTCTGTAGAATGTTTCCGCGTATATCACCGGATCGACTGCTGGGGCTTCATCATCAGGGAAAAGAAAAAACCAAGGAAAATAGACAGGGAAAAAGCAGTAGCCTGCCAGGTACCCTCCGTTTATTACGAACGCCTTAAAAATGGCGACGACTACGAAAGCCGTACCGGCGAAATAGTTAAGAACGAATGGGTTACCATCCCTAATATCCCCGGAAGAAGTTATGCCTATTGCGCCGATACCATTTTTAATCCCGCTATTGCAGAAAAGGTAAAACACGTAAGCATGCTTTACCACGAAACAACGTATCTCAAAACATTACACGAGCGCGCCGCATTACGTTACCATTCTACCACCCACCAGGCCGCACAAATAGCCCTGCAGGCCGAAGCACGCCAATTACTCATAGGCCATTTCAGCAGTAAGTACGAAGACCTCGGCGAATTCCTCACAGAAACAACCGACCTCTTCCCCCAAACCCAACTGGCACTGGAAGGTGTTACCTACCTGATAAATCAGGATAAACAATAG